In the Periophthalmus magnuspinnatus isolate fPerMag1 chromosome 4, fPerMag1.2.pri, whole genome shotgun sequence genome, one interval contains:
- the ncln gene encoding BOS complex subunit ncln isoform X4: MFEEASEVFDNMFKSSFPLTFIVFIPAVLILVSPLPAEAAHEFTVYRMQQYDLQGQPYGTRNAILNTEARTVEAEVLSRRCVIMRLADFSYEKYQKALRQSAGAVVIILPKNMSALPQDIVQQFMELEPEMLATETIIPVYFAMEDDELLSIYTQTLTSSTSQGSLSAAEVLLHTATANGFQMVTSGAQSKAVSDWAITSLEGRLAGVGGEDLPTIVVVAHYDSFGVAPWLSYGADSNGSGVSVLLELARLFSKLYTYKRTHAGYNLLFFLSGGGKFNYQGTKRWLEDNLDHTDSSLLQDNVAFVLCLDTLGNGDSLHLHVSKPPKEGTSQYQLLKELEMVVSSQYPEVKFSMVHKKINLADDMLAWEHERFGIRRLPAFTLSHLPSHRLAQRSSIMDVRPHVDVKKLGRNTKIVAEALARVIYNLTEKGAPGDLQIFTEQMVQEEQLSAVVEWLTAQPRAAQLVDKDSSVVSTLEYHLTRYLKDVKKHYVKADKRDPEFVFYDQLKQTMNAYRVKPAIFDLLLAVCIAAYLGVMYLAIQNFGVLYSVVRKITQPKTKTH, translated from the exons ATGTTTGAAGAAGCAAGTGAAGTATTTGACAACATGTTCAAATCCTCTTTCCCCCTGACCTTTATCGTGTTTATACCCGCGGTGCTTATCCTGGTGTCCCCGCTACCGGCCGAAGCGGCACACGAGTTCACGGTTTACCGCATGCAGCAGTACGACCTGCAAGGACAACCCTACG GTACCAGAAATGCTATCCTGAACACTGAAGCTCGCACTGTTGAGGCAGAGGTACTAAGTCGTCGTTGTGTAATCATGAGACTGGCAGACTTTTCGTATGAGAAATACCAGAAGGCTTTGCGGCAGTCTGCGGGGGCCGTGGTCATCATTCTGCCCAAAAACATGTCAGCTCTCCCCCAGGACATCGTACAG CAATTTATGGAGCTGGAGCCGGAGATGCTGGCCACAGAAACCATAATCCCAGTGTACTTTGCCATGGAGGACGATGAGCTGTTGTCCATCTACACTCAGAcactgacctcctccacatccCAGGGGTCTTTATCAGCAGCTGAAG TGTTACTTCATACGGCCACAGCAAATGGTTTCCAGATGGTCACAAGTGGCGCTCAGAGTAAAGCTGTCAGTGACTGGGCCATCACCAGCTTAGAG GGTCGTCTGGCAGGAGTTGGTGGAGAGGATCTGCCTACAATTGTTGTAGTTGCACACTACGATTCATTTGGTGTTGCTCCC TGGCTGTCGTATGGAGCTGATTCAAATGGTAGTGGGGTGTCTGTACTGCTGGAATTGGCTCGTCTCTTTTCCAAACTTTACACGTACAAGAGGACACATGCTGG ATATAACTTGCTGTTCTTTTTATCTGGTGGTGGAAAATTTAACTACCAGGGCACCAAACGCTGGCTGGAGGACAACCTTGACCACACAG ACTCCAGTCTGCTGCAGGACAATGTCgcttttgtgttgtgtctggACACTCTGGGCAATGGAGACTCTCTACATCTGCATGTCTCCAAGCCTCCAAAAGAGGGCACTTCTCAGTACCAGCTGTTGAAAGAGCTTGAGATG GTGGTCTCCAGTCAGTACCCCGAGGTCAAGTTCTCCATGGTCCATAAGAAGATTAACCTCGCGGACGACATGTTGGCCTGGGAGCACGAGCGCTTTGGTATTCGGCGACTGCCGGCATTCACCCTGTCGCACCTGCCCTCACACCGCCTGGCACAGCGTTCCAGCATCATGGACGTGCG GCCTCATGTTGATGTGAAGAAACTTGGCAGGAACACAAAAATTGTTGCAGAGGCTCTTGCCAGGGTTATTTATAACCTCACAGAAAAG GGTGCCCCAGGAGACCTGCAGATTTTCACTGAACAAATG GTGCAGGAGGAGCAGCTCTCTGCAGTCGTAGAGTGGCTCACAGCTCAGCCACGAGCTGCACAGTTGGTGGATAAAGACAGCAGTGTTGTTTCCACACTGGAGTATCATCTCACACGCTACCTCAAGGATGTGAAGAAACATTATGTCAAAGCAGATAAGAG AGATCCTGAATTTGTGTTTTATGACCAGCTCAAGCAGACAATGAATGCTTACAG AGTCAAGCCGGCCATTTTTGATCTGCTGCTTGCTGTCTGTATTGCTGCATATTTGGGTGTTATGTATCTTGCAATTCAG AACTTTGGTGTTTTGTACAGTGTGGTCCGTAAGATTACCCAGCCTAAAACAAAGACCCACTAA
- the ncln gene encoding BOS complex subunit ncln isoform X3: MFEEASEVFDNMFKSSFPLTFIVFIPAVLILVSPLPAEAAHEFTVYRMQQYDLQGQPYGTRNAILNTEARTVEAEVLSRRCVIMRLADFSYEKYQKALRQSAGAVVIILPKNMSALPQDIVQQFMELEPEMLATETIIPVYFAMEDDELLSIYTQTLTSSTSQGSLSAAEVLLHTATANGFQMVTSGAQSKAVSDWAITSLEGRLAGVGGEDLPTIVVVAHYDSFGVAPWLSYGADSNGSGVSVLLELARLFSKLYTYKRTHAGYNLLFFLSGGGKFNYQGTKRWLEDNLDHTDSSLLQDNVAFVLCLDTLGNGDSLHLHVSKPPKEGTSQYQLLKELEMVVSSQYPEVKFSMVHKKINLADDMLAWEHERFGIRRLPAFTLSHLPSHRLAQRSSIMDVRPHVDVKKLGRNTKIVAEALARVIYNLTEKGAPGDLQIFTEQMQVQEEQLSAVVEWLTAQPRAAQLVDKDSSVVSTLEYHLTRYLKDVKKHYVKADKRDPEFVFYDQLKQTMNAYRVKPAIFDLLLAVCIAAYLGVMYLAIQNFGVLYSVVRKITQPKTKTH; the protein is encoded by the exons ATGTTTGAAGAAGCAAGTGAAGTATTTGACAACATGTTCAAATCCTCTTTCCCCCTGACCTTTATCGTGTTTATACCCGCGGTGCTTATCCTGGTGTCCCCGCTACCGGCCGAAGCGGCACACGAGTTCACGGTTTACCGCATGCAGCAGTACGACCTGCAAGGACAACCCTACG GTACCAGAAATGCTATCCTGAACACTGAAGCTCGCACTGTTGAGGCAGAGGTACTAAGTCGTCGTTGTGTAATCATGAGACTGGCAGACTTTTCGTATGAGAAATACCAGAAGGCTTTGCGGCAGTCTGCGGGGGCCGTGGTCATCATTCTGCCCAAAAACATGTCAGCTCTCCCCCAGGACATCGTACAG CAATTTATGGAGCTGGAGCCGGAGATGCTGGCCACAGAAACCATAATCCCAGTGTACTTTGCCATGGAGGACGATGAGCTGTTGTCCATCTACACTCAGAcactgacctcctccacatccCAGGGGTCTTTATCAGCAGCTGAAG TGTTACTTCATACGGCCACAGCAAATGGTTTCCAGATGGTCACAAGTGGCGCTCAGAGTAAAGCTGTCAGTGACTGGGCCATCACCAGCTTAGAG GGTCGTCTGGCAGGAGTTGGTGGAGAGGATCTGCCTACAATTGTTGTAGTTGCACACTACGATTCATTTGGTGTTGCTCCC TGGCTGTCGTATGGAGCTGATTCAAATGGTAGTGGGGTGTCTGTACTGCTGGAATTGGCTCGTCTCTTTTCCAAACTTTACACGTACAAGAGGACACATGCTGG ATATAACTTGCTGTTCTTTTTATCTGGTGGTGGAAAATTTAACTACCAGGGCACCAAACGCTGGCTGGAGGACAACCTTGACCACACAG ACTCCAGTCTGCTGCAGGACAATGTCgcttttgtgttgtgtctggACACTCTGGGCAATGGAGACTCTCTACATCTGCATGTCTCCAAGCCTCCAAAAGAGGGCACTTCTCAGTACCAGCTGTTGAAAGAGCTTGAGATG GTGGTCTCCAGTCAGTACCCCGAGGTCAAGTTCTCCATGGTCCATAAGAAGATTAACCTCGCGGACGACATGTTGGCCTGGGAGCACGAGCGCTTTGGTATTCGGCGACTGCCGGCATTCACCCTGTCGCACCTGCCCTCACACCGCCTGGCACAGCGTTCCAGCATCATGGACGTGCG GCCTCATGTTGATGTGAAGAAACTTGGCAGGAACACAAAAATTGTTGCAGAGGCTCTTGCCAGGGTTATTTATAACCTCACAGAAAAG GGTGCCCCAGGAGACCTGCAGATTTTCACTGAACAAATG CAGGTGCAGGAGGAGCAGCTCTCTGCAGTCGTAGAGTGGCTCACAGCTCAGCCACGAGCTGCACAGTTGGTGGATAAAGACAGCAGTGTTGTTTCCACACTGGAGTATCATCTCACACGCTACCTCAAGGATGTGAAGAAACATTATGTCAAAGCAGATAAGAG AGATCCTGAATTTGTGTTTTATGACCAGCTCAAGCAGACAATGAATGCTTACAG AGTCAAGCCGGCCATTTTTGATCTGCTGCTTGCTGTCTGTATTGCTGCATATTTGGGTGTTATGTATCTTGCAATTCAG AACTTTGGTGTTTTGTACAGTGTGGTCCGTAAGATTACCCAGCCTAAAACAAAGACCCACTAA
- the ncln gene encoding BOS complex subunit ncln isoform X1: MFEEASEVFDNMFKSSFPLTFIVFIPAVLILVSPLPAEAAHEFTVYRMQQYDLQGQPYGTRNAILNTEARTVEAEVLSRRCVIMRLADFSYEKYQKALRQSAGAVVIILPKNMSALPQDIVQQFMELEPEMLATETIIPVYFAMEDDELLSIYTQTLTSSTSQGSLSAAEVLLHTATANGFQMVTSGAQSKAVSDWAITSLEGRLAGVGGEDLPTIVVVAHYDSFGVAPWLSYGADSNGSGVSVLLELARLFSKLYTYKRTHAGYNLLFFLSGGGKFNYQGTKRWLEDNLDHTDSSLLQDNVAFVLCLDTLGNGDSLHLHVSKPPKEGTSQYQLLKELEMVVSSQYPEVKFSMVHKKINLADDMLAWEHERFGIRRLPAFTLSHLPSHRLAQRSSIMDVRSVSPSSHYGVGEPPAGPHVDVKKLGRNTKIVAEALARVIYNLTEKGAPGDLQIFTEQMQVQEEQLSAVVEWLTAQPRAAQLVDKDSSVVSTLEYHLTRYLKDVKKHYVKADKRDPEFVFYDQLKQTMNAYRVKPAIFDLLLAVCIAAYLGVMYLAIQNFGVLYSVVRKITQPKTKTH; the protein is encoded by the exons ATGTTTGAAGAAGCAAGTGAAGTATTTGACAACATGTTCAAATCCTCTTTCCCCCTGACCTTTATCGTGTTTATACCCGCGGTGCTTATCCTGGTGTCCCCGCTACCGGCCGAAGCGGCACACGAGTTCACGGTTTACCGCATGCAGCAGTACGACCTGCAAGGACAACCCTACG GTACCAGAAATGCTATCCTGAACACTGAAGCTCGCACTGTTGAGGCAGAGGTACTAAGTCGTCGTTGTGTAATCATGAGACTGGCAGACTTTTCGTATGAGAAATACCAGAAGGCTTTGCGGCAGTCTGCGGGGGCCGTGGTCATCATTCTGCCCAAAAACATGTCAGCTCTCCCCCAGGACATCGTACAG CAATTTATGGAGCTGGAGCCGGAGATGCTGGCCACAGAAACCATAATCCCAGTGTACTTTGCCATGGAGGACGATGAGCTGTTGTCCATCTACACTCAGAcactgacctcctccacatccCAGGGGTCTTTATCAGCAGCTGAAG TGTTACTTCATACGGCCACAGCAAATGGTTTCCAGATGGTCACAAGTGGCGCTCAGAGTAAAGCTGTCAGTGACTGGGCCATCACCAGCTTAGAG GGTCGTCTGGCAGGAGTTGGTGGAGAGGATCTGCCTACAATTGTTGTAGTTGCACACTACGATTCATTTGGTGTTGCTCCC TGGCTGTCGTATGGAGCTGATTCAAATGGTAGTGGGGTGTCTGTACTGCTGGAATTGGCTCGTCTCTTTTCCAAACTTTACACGTACAAGAGGACACATGCTGG ATATAACTTGCTGTTCTTTTTATCTGGTGGTGGAAAATTTAACTACCAGGGCACCAAACGCTGGCTGGAGGACAACCTTGACCACACAG ACTCCAGTCTGCTGCAGGACAATGTCgcttttgtgttgtgtctggACACTCTGGGCAATGGAGACTCTCTACATCTGCATGTCTCCAAGCCTCCAAAAGAGGGCACTTCTCAGTACCAGCTGTTGAAAGAGCTTGAGATG GTGGTCTCCAGTCAGTACCCCGAGGTCAAGTTCTCCATGGTCCATAAGAAGATTAACCTCGCGGACGACATGTTGGCCTGGGAGCACGAGCGCTTTGGTATTCGGCGACTGCCGGCATTCACCCTGTCGCACCTGCCCTCACACCGCCTGGCACAGCGTTCCAGCATCATGGACGTGCGGTCAGTGTCCCCCTCCTCTCATTACGGAGTGGGAGAGCCCCCTGCTGG GCCTCATGTTGATGTGAAGAAACTTGGCAGGAACACAAAAATTGTTGCAGAGGCTCTTGCCAGGGTTATTTATAACCTCACAGAAAAG GGTGCCCCAGGAGACCTGCAGATTTTCACTGAACAAATG CAGGTGCAGGAGGAGCAGCTCTCTGCAGTCGTAGAGTGGCTCACAGCTCAGCCACGAGCTGCACAGTTGGTGGATAAAGACAGCAGTGTTGTTTCCACACTGGAGTATCATCTCACACGCTACCTCAAGGATGTGAAGAAACATTATGTCAAAGCAGATAAGAG AGATCCTGAATTTGTGTTTTATGACCAGCTCAAGCAGACAATGAATGCTTACAG AGTCAAGCCGGCCATTTTTGATCTGCTGCTTGCTGTCTGTATTGCTGCATATTTGGGTGTTATGTATCTTGCAATTCAG AACTTTGGTGTTTTGTACAGTGTGGTCCGTAAGATTACCCAGCCTAAAACAAAGACCCACTAA
- the ncln gene encoding BOS complex subunit ncln isoform X2, whose product MFEEASEVFDNMFKSSFPLTFIVFIPAVLILVSPLPAEAAHEFTVYRMQQYDLQGQPYGTRNAILNTEARTVEAEVLSRRCVIMRLADFSYEKYQKALRQSAGAVVIILPKNMSALPQDIVQQFMELEPEMLATETIIPVYFAMEDDELLSIYTQTLTSSTSQGSLSAAEVLLHTATANGFQMVTSGAQSKAVSDWAITSLEGRLAGVGGEDLPTIVVVAHYDSFGVAPWLSYGADSNGSGVSVLLELARLFSKLYTYKRTHAGYNLLFFLSGGGKFNYQGTKRWLEDNLDHTDSSLLQDNVAFVLCLDTLGNGDSLHLHVSKPPKEGTSQYQLLKELEMVVSSQYPEVKFSMVHKKINLADDMLAWEHERFGIRRLPAFTLSHLPSHRLAQRSSIMDVRSVSPSSHYGVGEPPAGPHVDVKKLGRNTKIVAEALARVIYNLTEKGAPGDLQIFTEQMVQEEQLSAVVEWLTAQPRAAQLVDKDSSVVSTLEYHLTRYLKDVKKHYVKADKRDPEFVFYDQLKQTMNAYRVKPAIFDLLLAVCIAAYLGVMYLAIQNFGVLYSVVRKITQPKTKTH is encoded by the exons ATGTTTGAAGAAGCAAGTGAAGTATTTGACAACATGTTCAAATCCTCTTTCCCCCTGACCTTTATCGTGTTTATACCCGCGGTGCTTATCCTGGTGTCCCCGCTACCGGCCGAAGCGGCACACGAGTTCACGGTTTACCGCATGCAGCAGTACGACCTGCAAGGACAACCCTACG GTACCAGAAATGCTATCCTGAACACTGAAGCTCGCACTGTTGAGGCAGAGGTACTAAGTCGTCGTTGTGTAATCATGAGACTGGCAGACTTTTCGTATGAGAAATACCAGAAGGCTTTGCGGCAGTCTGCGGGGGCCGTGGTCATCATTCTGCCCAAAAACATGTCAGCTCTCCCCCAGGACATCGTACAG CAATTTATGGAGCTGGAGCCGGAGATGCTGGCCACAGAAACCATAATCCCAGTGTACTTTGCCATGGAGGACGATGAGCTGTTGTCCATCTACACTCAGAcactgacctcctccacatccCAGGGGTCTTTATCAGCAGCTGAAG TGTTACTTCATACGGCCACAGCAAATGGTTTCCAGATGGTCACAAGTGGCGCTCAGAGTAAAGCTGTCAGTGACTGGGCCATCACCAGCTTAGAG GGTCGTCTGGCAGGAGTTGGTGGAGAGGATCTGCCTACAATTGTTGTAGTTGCACACTACGATTCATTTGGTGTTGCTCCC TGGCTGTCGTATGGAGCTGATTCAAATGGTAGTGGGGTGTCTGTACTGCTGGAATTGGCTCGTCTCTTTTCCAAACTTTACACGTACAAGAGGACACATGCTGG ATATAACTTGCTGTTCTTTTTATCTGGTGGTGGAAAATTTAACTACCAGGGCACCAAACGCTGGCTGGAGGACAACCTTGACCACACAG ACTCCAGTCTGCTGCAGGACAATGTCgcttttgtgttgtgtctggACACTCTGGGCAATGGAGACTCTCTACATCTGCATGTCTCCAAGCCTCCAAAAGAGGGCACTTCTCAGTACCAGCTGTTGAAAGAGCTTGAGATG GTGGTCTCCAGTCAGTACCCCGAGGTCAAGTTCTCCATGGTCCATAAGAAGATTAACCTCGCGGACGACATGTTGGCCTGGGAGCACGAGCGCTTTGGTATTCGGCGACTGCCGGCATTCACCCTGTCGCACCTGCCCTCACACCGCCTGGCACAGCGTTCCAGCATCATGGACGTGCGGTCAGTGTCCCCCTCCTCTCATTACGGAGTGGGAGAGCCCCCTGCTGG GCCTCATGTTGATGTGAAGAAACTTGGCAGGAACACAAAAATTGTTGCAGAGGCTCTTGCCAGGGTTATTTATAACCTCACAGAAAAG GGTGCCCCAGGAGACCTGCAGATTTTCACTGAACAAATG GTGCAGGAGGAGCAGCTCTCTGCAGTCGTAGAGTGGCTCACAGCTCAGCCACGAGCTGCACAGTTGGTGGATAAAGACAGCAGTGTTGTTTCCACACTGGAGTATCATCTCACACGCTACCTCAAGGATGTGAAGAAACATTATGTCAAAGCAGATAAGAG AGATCCTGAATTTGTGTTTTATGACCAGCTCAAGCAGACAATGAATGCTTACAG AGTCAAGCCGGCCATTTTTGATCTGCTGCTTGCTGTCTGTATTGCTGCATATTTGGGTGTTATGTATCTTGCAATTCAG AACTTTGGTGTTTTGTACAGTGTGGTCCGTAAGATTACCCAGCCTAAAACAAAGACCCACTAA